Proteins from a genomic interval of Trifolium pratense cultivar HEN17-A07 linkage group LG6, ARS_RC_1.1, whole genome shotgun sequence:
- the LOC123892655 gene encoding ribosomal RNA small subunit methyltransferase, chloroplastic-like isoform X1, producing MSHSLSHLCYLQTLPPISHNGRQNPPLNERRRKLYVTCGRGNNRASTPTKDDYHATLKALNSKGRIPRKSLGQNYMLNSDINEQLVGVAGVEEGDVVLEIGPGTGSLTNTLINSGAFVLAVEKDKHMAALVSERFSSTGKFKVLNEDIVKCHVRAHISSLVGSTKEIYSDTRKSKVVANIPFYISTDVIKLLLPMGDIFSEVVLLLQEETALRLVEPSLRTPEYRPINIFVNYYSDPEYKFKVARTNFFPEPNVDAAVVSFKLKQPSEYPQVSSSKSFFAMVNSAFNAKRKMIRKSLQHICTSVEIEEALESIGLLSTSRPEELTMNDFVKLHNIITKE from the exons ATGTCTCATTCTCTTTCTCACCTATGCTATCTTCAAACGCTCCCGCCAATATCTCACAACGGCCGCCAAAATCCGCCGTTAAATGAGCGGAGGAGAAAATTATACGTAACTTGTGGCCGTGGAAACAATAGAGCTTCGACGCCAACCAAAGACGATTACCATGCCACTCTCAAAGCTCTTAACTCTAAAGGCAGAATCCCCAGAAAATCTCTTGGTCAG AATTATATGCTGAACTCTGACATAAATGAGCAACTTGTTGGTGTGGCTGGTGTTGAGGAAGGTGACGTGGTGCTGGAAATTGGGCCAGGAACTGGTTCCTTGACCAATACTCTAATAAACTCTGGTGCATTTGTTCTGGCAGTTGAGAAG GATAAACACATGGCTGCCCTCGTGAGTGAAAGATTTTCTAGTACAGGAAAGTTCAAG GTTTTGAATGAGGATATTGTCAAATGTCATGTGCGCGCTCATATATCATCATTGGTTGGAAGCACAAAGGAAATATATTCAGATACTAGAAAATCAAAA GTGGTTGCTAACATTCCATTCTATATCAGTACAGATGTGATCAAACTATTACTTCCAATGGGTGACATTTTCTCAGAAGTGGTTCTCTTACTTCAG GAGGAGACTGCCCTGCGCTTGGTAGAACCATCGCTACGGACCCCTGAGTATCGTCCCATCAATATATTTGTTAATTACTACTCAG ATCCTGAGTACAAATTTAAGGTTGCTAGGACAAACTTTTTCCCGGAGCCTAAT GTTGACGCAGCCGTTGTCTCATTCAAACTGAAGCAACCATCAGAATATCCCCAAGTTTCATCGAGTAAAAGCTTCTTCGCAATG GTTAATTCAGCATTCAACGCAAAGCGTAAGATGATACGCAAGTCACTTCAGCACATATGCACATCCGTTGAGATAGAAGAAGCTTTAGAAAGCATAGGACTTCTAAGTACT TCAAGGCCTGAAGAACTTACGATGAATGATTTCGTAAAACTGCATAACATAATTACCAAAGAGTAG
- the LOC123892656 gene encoding uncharacterized protein LOC123892656: MMEEPNSSLSELIVSLEQATFMAKQLSSNSTNPTHLNQIHNSLHQTHHHLTSFLSTFQSPPVLENSVSSANGAAPMQLGDDEEEEDEETSKCTIDKVEQQLRDCFIKNKRPKRPLSPSTVARVEEKRFSNDGFVKGYDPHAVKLRALDLVYQFHG; this comes from the coding sequence ATGATGGAAGAACCAAACTCATCATTATCAGAACTCATAGTTTCTCTCGAACAAGCTACTTTCATGGCAAAACAACTATCTTCAAATTCAACCAATCCAACCCATCTCAATCAAATCCACAATTCTTTACACCAAACACACCATCATCTCACCTCCTTTCTCTCCACCTTTCAATCCCCTCCGGTGCTGGAAAACTCTGTCTCCTCTGCCAACGGTGCAGCCCCTATGCAGCTGGGAGAtgatgaggaggaggaggatgaagaGACTTCAAAATGCACAATTGATAAGGTTGAGCAGCAATTAAGAGAttgtttcataaaaaataagcGGCCAAAACGGCCATTGTCGCCGTCTACTGTGGCACGGGTGGAGGAGAAGCGGTTTTCCAATGATGGGTTTGTTAAGGGATATGATCCACATGCTGTTAAGTTGAGGGCATTGGACCTTGTGTACCAGTTTCATGGCTGA
- the LOC123892655 gene encoding ribosomal RNA small subunit methyltransferase, chloroplastic-like isoform X2: MSHSLSHLCYLQTLPPISHNGRQNPPLNERRRKLYVTCGRGNNRASTPTKDDYHATLKALNSKGRIPRKSLGQNYMLNSDINEQLVGVAGVEEGDVVLEIGPGTGSLTNTLINSGAFVLAVEKDKHMAALVSERFSSTGKFKVLNEDIVKCHVRAHISSLVGSTKEIYSDTRKSKVVANIPFYISTDVIKLLLPMGDIFSEVVLLLQEETALRLVEPSLRTPEYRPINIFVNYYSDPEYKFKVARTNFFPEPNVDAAVVSFKLKQPSEYPQVSSSKSFFAMSRPEELTMNDFVKLHNIITKE; this comes from the exons ATGTCTCATTCTCTTTCTCACCTATGCTATCTTCAAACGCTCCCGCCAATATCTCACAACGGCCGCCAAAATCCGCCGTTAAATGAGCGGAGGAGAAAATTATACGTAACTTGTGGCCGTGGAAACAATAGAGCTTCGACGCCAACCAAAGACGATTACCATGCCACTCTCAAAGCTCTTAACTCTAAAGGCAGAATCCCCAGAAAATCTCTTGGTCAG AATTATATGCTGAACTCTGACATAAATGAGCAACTTGTTGGTGTGGCTGGTGTTGAGGAAGGTGACGTGGTGCTGGAAATTGGGCCAGGAACTGGTTCCTTGACCAATACTCTAATAAACTCTGGTGCATTTGTTCTGGCAGTTGAGAAG GATAAACACATGGCTGCCCTCGTGAGTGAAAGATTTTCTAGTACAGGAAAGTTCAAG GTTTTGAATGAGGATATTGTCAAATGTCATGTGCGCGCTCATATATCATCATTGGTTGGAAGCACAAAGGAAATATATTCAGATACTAGAAAATCAAAA GTGGTTGCTAACATTCCATTCTATATCAGTACAGATGTGATCAAACTATTACTTCCAATGGGTGACATTTTCTCAGAAGTGGTTCTCTTACTTCAG GAGGAGACTGCCCTGCGCTTGGTAGAACCATCGCTACGGACCCCTGAGTATCGTCCCATCAATATATTTGTTAATTACTACTCAG ATCCTGAGTACAAATTTAAGGTTGCTAGGACAAACTTTTTCCCGGAGCCTAAT GTTGACGCAGCCGTTGTCTCATTCAAACTGAAGCAACCATCAGAATATCCCCAAGTTTCATCGAGTAAAAGCTTCTTCGCAATG TCAAGGCCTGAAGAACTTACGATGAATGATTTCGTAAAACTGCATAACATAATTACCAAAGAGTAG
- the LOC123893143 gene encoding RING-H2 finger protein ATL5-like, which produces MLGSGTNLVTTVIGFGMSATFIVFVCTRIICGRLRGGVESRMMYEIESRFDIEQPEHHVNDPDTEPVLIEAIPTLKFNQEAFSSIEDTQCVICLADYKEREILRIMPKCGHTFHLSCIDIWLRKQSTCPVCRLPLKNSSETKHVRPVTFTASQPLDESHTSDRNTDIERHIEPTAVNSIQPTSAESEARQ; this is translated from the exons ATGTTGGGTTCAGGGACCAATTTGGTGACAACTGTTATTGGATTTGGCATGAGTGCCACTTTCATTGTGTTTGTCTGCACAAGAATAATTTGTGGAAGGCTTAGAGGTGGTGTTGAATCTAGGATGATGTATGAGATTGAATCAAGATTTGATATAGAACAG CCAGAACATCATGTTAATGACCCTGACACTGAACCAGTTCTGATTGAAGCAATCCCTACTTTGAAGTTCAATCAAGAGGCTTTCAGTTCCATTGAAGATACACA GTGTGTAATATGTTTGGCAGACTacaaagaaagagaaatattgCGCATCATGCCCAAATGCGGCCACACTTTTCATCTTTCGTGCATTGATATATGGCTGAGGAAACAATCTACCTGTCCAGTGTGCCGTCTACCATTGAAAAACTCTTCCGAAACAAAACATGTGAGACCTGTGACATTCACTGCGAGCCAACCTCTTGACGAGTCACACACATCGGATAGGAACACAGATATCGAGAGGCACATTGAACCTACTGCTGTTAACTCCATACAACCAACTTCCGCAGAATCAGAAGCAAGACAATGA
- the LOC123893149 gene encoding flap endonuclease GEN-like 1: MGVGGNFWDLLKPYARNEGFDFLRNKRVAIDLSFWIVQHNNAIKTHVNKPHLRLTFFRTINLFSKFGAFPVFVVDGTPSPLKSQARIARFFRSSGIELTSLPVPGGGVSAERNSSFSKCVQECVELAKLLGIPVLKAKGEAEALCAQLNNEDHVYACITPDSDAFLFGAKCIIKSFAPNSKEPFECYNMSDIEAGLGLKRKHLIAISLLVGNDHDLSGVQGIGFDSALRFVQAFSEDDVLNRLHEIGKGNAFQIPIDIKSEDNVDIDGSSPNTKQTHCSFCGHPGSKKDHTNFSCEFCVTNNHESCLKKPEGFKCDCISCGMNRKHKEQKKMENWHTRICDKIAKEPNFPKDEIIDMYLCNDNGYFSANDGPQISWEQPKVELLIGFLNFHQHWDPSYIRRIMFPMMSTIFLREMATTTTDNLLFGQFEFDSLKRVKTRYGYQSYVVKWKRVMGNVASKTPSNQSGTQQDAIDLELDETVDLHLLDDCDLPETCEEGGCSFLLTDENMDLIGAAFPEEVKRFWQEQELKDSKRKKNPTSRSQENETSSTSSLNSKGVQLNITEFFPTTKSKHNPKHGEESSSKKDDSPDSGGSKMKRKSSSPNIPKSVRRRLLFD, translated from the exons ATGGGTGTTGGTGGTAATTTCTGGGACTTGTTGAAGCCCTATGCACGCAATGAAGGTTTTGATTTCTTGAGAAACAAGCGAGTTGCTATTGACTTATCGTTTTGGATTGTTCAGCATAACAATGCTATCAAAACCCATGTCAACAAACCTCATCTCAGACTCACTTTCTTCCGTACGATTAATCTGTTTTCTAAG tTTGGAGCATTTCCCGTGTTTGTTGTTGATGGGACTCCATCGCCATTGAAATCACAAGCCAGGATTGCTAGATTTTTCCGGTCATCTGGAATTGAATTGACTAGCTTGCCGGTACCTGGAGGCGGTGTTTCAGCTGAGAGGAACAGTTCATTTTCAAAATGTGTTCAAGAGTGTGTG GAACTTGCTAAGCTACTTGGGATTCCTGTACTGAAGGCTAAAGGAGAGGCTGAAGCACTCTGTGCCCAGTTAAATAATGAAGATCATGTATATGCATGCATCACACCTGACAGCGATGCATTCCTCTTTGGGGCCAAATGCATTATAAAATCTTTCGCTCCCAATTCCAAA GAACCGTTTGAATGCTACAATATGTCAGATATTGAAGCTGGGCTTGGATTGAAGAGGAAACACTTAATAGCTATCTCTCTTTTGGTTGGAAATGATCACGATTTGAGTGGTGTTCAAGGGATTGGATTTGACAGTGCTCTTCGTTTTGTTCAAGCTTTTAGTGAAGATGATGTATTGAATAG ATTACATGAGATAGGCAAAGGGAATGCTTTTCAAATTCCTATTGACATTAAATCTGAGGACAATGTGGATATTGATGGGAGCTCCCCAAATACGAAACAAACTCACTGCTCATTCTGTGGGCATCCAGGCAGCAAAAAAGATCATACGAATTTTTCGTGTGAGTTTTGTGTCACAAATAACCATGAAAGTTGCCTGAAAAAACCAGAGGGTTTTAAATGTGATTGCATCTCTTGTGGTATG AATAGGAAACATAAGGAGCAGAAAAAGATGGAAAATTGGCACACAAGAATTTGTGACAAGATTGCAAAGGAGCCAAATTTTCCAAAGGATGAAATCATTGATATGTATTTATGCAATGACAATGGTTATTTTTCTG CAAATGATGGCCCTCAGATCTCATGGGAACAACCAAAAGTTGAACTCCTGATTGGTTTTCTAAACTTCCATCAGCACTGGGATCCGTCATACATTCGACGGATAATGTTTCCTATGATGTCCACCATCTTCTTGAGAGAAATGGCTACAACTACAACTGATAATTTGTTGTTTGGACAGTTTGAGTTTGATTCTTTAAAACGTGTGAAAACGAGATACGGATATCAGTCTTATGTTGTCAAGTGGAAACGTGTGATGGGAAATGTTGCTTCTAAAACTCCATCAAATCAATCTGGCACGCAACAAGATGCTATAGATCTAGAGCTCGATGAAACGGTAGATCTACATCTACTGGACGATTGCGATCTTCCTGAGACTTGTGAAGAAGGTGGATGTAGTTTTCTGTTGACAGATGAAAATATGGACCTTATAGGTGCTGCTTTTCCTGAAGAAGTGAAAAGGTTTTGGCAGGAACAG GAACTGAAGGAttcgaaaagaaaaaagaatccaACCTCAAGATCTCAAGAAAATGAAACGTCCTCAACATCATCACTAAACTCAAAAGGTGTCCAGCTAAATATAACAGAGTTCTTCCCAACAACCAAAAGTAAACATAATCCAAAACATGGAGAAGAGTCATCATCCAAGAAAGACGATAGCCCGGACAGCGGAGGCtcaaaaatgaagagaaaatcgTCAAGTCCTAATATTCCAAAATCTGTTAGGCGTCGCCTTTTGTTTGACTAG
- the LOC123889699 gene encoding periodic tryptophan protein 2-like yields the protein MNFRFQNLLGAPYRGGNAVISNNTLLLSPVGNRVSVTDLRKSETTTLPIQSSSNISRIAVSPDGTFLLAIDDNNRCLFINLRRRALLHRITFKHRVGAVKFSPDGGLIAVGAGKLVQIWRSPAFRREFFPFELVRTFADFHSKITAFDWSPDSNYLLVASKDLTARILCLKKLKGGAKYKPFLFLGHRDSVVGSFFGVDSKTNKVTKVYTVTRDCYLLSWGFTGEDEYSSAPSSPGTPERELEGDLMNVDDDGDVKKRKRKMNELEFEDGGYLCKGKWALLRKDCFNQAPAKVSACDYHRGLDMVVVGFSNGVFGLYQMPDFVCIHLLSISKEKITTALFNDLGNWLSFGCAKLGQLLVWEWRSESYILKQQGHYFDVNCVAYSPDSQLLATGADDNKVKVWNVSSGFCFVTFNEHTNAVTALHFMASNNCLLSASLDGTVRAWDLLRYRNFRIFTTPSSRQFVSLAAVQSGEVICAGTSDSFEIFVWSMRNGQLLDVLSGHEAPVHGLVFSPTNGVLASSSWDKTVRLWDVFDGKGTVETWPHSHDVLTVVYRPDGRQVACSTLDGQIHFWDPIDGLLMYTIEGSRDIAGGRLMTDRRTAANKSTGKFFTTLCYSADGSYILAGGSSRYICMYDVADQVLLRRFQITHNLSLDGVLDFLNSKNMTDAGPLDLIDDYNSDIEEGVERQTRGKLGLDLPGSMANRGRPIIQTKGIKIAPTGRSFVAATTEGVLVYSVDESFIFDPTDLDIDVTPEAVDKALNENQPSRALILSLRLNEDSLIKKCIFAVSPADIPAVVTSIPYRYLQRLIEALASLLEKCPHLEFILRWSQELCKSHANSIQQNSRNLLPSLKSLQKSITSIHQDLADTCSSNEYMLRYLCSSSASK from the exons ATGAACTTCAGATTCCAGAATCTTCTCGGAGCTCCTTACAGAGGAGGCAACGCCGTAATTTCCAACAACACTCTCCTACTCTCACCCGTCGGTAACAGAGTCTCCGTCACCGACCTACGTAAATCCGAAACCACAACACTCCCCATTCAATCCTCCTCCAATATCTCCCGCATCGCCGTCTCCCCCGACGGTACCTTCCTCCTCGCTATCGACGATAATAACCGCTGCCTCTTCATCAACCTCCGCCGCCGTGCACTACTCCACCGTATCACGTTCAAACACCGTGTTGGTGCTGTTAAATTTTCCCCTGATGGAGGACTCATCGCTGTTGGTGCTGGTAAACTTGTTCAGATCTGGCGATCCCCTGCTTTCCGTAGAGAGTTTTTTCCGTTTGAATTAGTTAGAACTTTTGCTGATTTTCATTCTAAAATCACTGCTTTTGATTGGAGTCCTGATTCTAATTACTTGCTTGTTGCGTCTAAGGACTTAACTGCGAGaattttatgtttgaaaaaacTTAAGGGTGGTGCTAAGTATAagccttttttgtttttaggtCATAGGGATTCAGTTGTAGGTTCATTTTTTGGCGTTGATTCTAAAACTAATAAGGTTACTAAGGTTTATACGGTTACTAGGGATTGTTATTTGTTAAGCTGGGGTTTTACAGGAGAGGATGAATATTCATCGGCACCTTCATCGCCGGGGACGCCGGAAAGGGAATTGGAAGGGGATTTGATGAATgtggatgatgatggtgatgtgaagaagaggaagaggaagatGAATGAACTTGAATTTGAGGATGGGGGGTACTTATGCAAAGGGAAATGGGCGTTGTTGAGGAAGGATTGTTTTAATCAGGCCCCGGCGAAGGTTTCGGCTTGTGATTATCATAGAGGATTAGATATGGTTGTTGTTGGATTTTCTAATGGTGTGTTTGGGTTGTATCAGATGCCGGATTTTGTGTGCATTCATTTGTTGTCCATATCAAAAGAGAAGATAACCACTGCTTTGTTTAATGATCTTGGAAATTGGTTGTCCTTTGGCTGTGCGAAACTTGGTCAGCTCCTTGTGTGGGAATGGAGGTCTGAGAGTTATATTTTGAAGCAGCAGGGTCATTACTTTGATGTCAATTGTGTCGCATATTCACCCGACTCTCAACTCCTTGCTACTGGTGCAGATGATAATAAAGTGAAG GTTTGGAATGTTTCCTCGGGCTTTTGCTTTGTTACATTTAATGAGCACACTAATGCTGTTACGGCTCTGCATTTTATGGCAAGTAACAATTGCCTGCTCAGTGCATCTCTTGACGGGACTGTTCGTGCGTGGGATTTATTACGTTATCGGAATTTTAGAATATTTACTACCCCTTCTTCAAGACAGTTTGTTTCTTTGGCAGCAGTTCAAAGTGGTGAAGTGATATGTGCGGGCACTTCAGATTCCTTTGAG ATTTTTGTTTGGTCGATGAGAAATGGCCAATTGTTAGATGTGCTTAGTGGTCACGAAGCTCCTGTTCACGGGCTAGTATTTTCTCCAACAAAT GGTGTCTTGGCTTCATCATCATGGGACAAGACTGTTCGGTTGTGGGATGTCTTTGATGGAAAAGGAACAGTTGAAACATGGCCTCACTCACATGATGTTCTCACAGTTGTTTATCGTCCAGATGGAAGGCAGGTAGCTTGCAGTACATTGGATGGGCAAATTCATTTTTGGGATCCAATAGATGGTTTGCTGATGTATACTATAGAAGGTTCTAGAGATATTGCTGGAGGTCGTCTTATGACTGACCGTAGAACGGCTGCTAACAAAAGTACAGGGAAGTTTTTCACAACCTTGTGTTATTCAGCTGACGGAAGCTACATATTAGCTGGGGGAAGTAGCAGATATATCTGCATGTATGATGTTGCCGATCAG GTATTGCTGCGACGTTTCCAGATAACTCATAATCTTTCGTTAGATGGAGTACTTGACTTTTTAAACTCAAAGAATATGACTGATGCTGGACCTCTAGAtttgattgatgattataaCAGTGACATTGAAGAAGGTGTTGAAAGACAAACACGAGGGAAATTAGGATTAGATTTACCAGGATCCATGGCTAACCGTGGAAGACCTATTATTCAAACAAAAGGCATTAAAATTGCCCCTACTGGGCGGAGTTTTGTCGCAGCAACGACTGAGGGAGTTTTAGTTTATTCTGTGGATGAATCGTTCATATTCGATCCAACTGACCTAGACATAGATGTCACACCAGag GCTGTTGATAAAGCTCTTAATGAAAATCAACCAAGTAGGGCATTGATCCTTAGTCTTCGCTTAAATGAGGACTCTCTCATTAAAAAGTGTATCTTTGCTGTTAGTCCAGCGGATATCCCAGCAGTTGTCACATCAATCCCATACAGATATCTCCAGCGATTAATTGAGGCACTAGCATCTCTTCTAGAAAAGTGCCCACATTTGGAGTTCATACTTCGATGGTCTCAG GAGCTCTGTAAATCCCATGCAAATTCTATTCAGCAGAACTCTAGAAATTTGCTCCCATCACTAAAATCGTTGCAGAAATCCATTACTAGTATACATCAGGATCTTGCCGATACATGCTCCTCCAATGAATATATGCTGCGATATTTATGCTCTTCTAGTGCCAGTAAATAA